From the genome of Silene latifolia isolate original U9 population unplaced genomic scaffold, ASM4854445v1 scaffold_290, whole genome shotgun sequence, one region includes:
- the LOC141639169 gene encoding proline-rich protein 4-like — protein sequence MRIAPVAVVLTLLISATVSYGVPKTVEVTGFAECTDCQQNNIQHSHALKGLKVTIDCKLANGKVKTRGTGELDEQGKFRVSFPKHLVKDGKLKEECYAQLHGASNTPCPTHNNGIESTKLASLSETSDGKHTFSPAGKLKFSSATCTSAFLWPHFKLPFSHFKKPYTFPPIWKKPFPSIPKINKPCPPIVPIYKKPLPPPVPVYHKPLPPPVPLYHKPVLPPVPVYYKSPKMKKPCPPIFKKKPITLPPLPELPPFPKKKPCPPLPQLPFPKFPAHPKYKMPSWPKYPPHQ from the exons ATGAGGATAGCACCCGTAGCGGTTGTCTTGACACTGTTGATCAGTGCGACCGTCTCATATGGCGTGCCAAAGACAGTAGAGGTCACTGGGTTTGCTGAATGTACCGACTGTCAGCAGAACAACATTCAGCACAGTCATGCTCTTAAAG GTCTTAAGGTCACTATTGACTGTAAGCTTGCAAATGGCAAAGTTAAAACAAGAGGAACAGGTGAGCTTGACGAACAAGGGAAATTTCGAGTCAGTTTTCCGAAACATCTAGTTAAAGATGGGAAATTGAAGGAAGAATGTTATGCTCAACTCCATGGTGCATCAAATACACCATGCCCAACTCATAATAATGGGATTGAGTCTACAAAACTAGCCTCTTTATCTGAAACATCTGATGGAAAACATACATTTAGTCCTGCAGGAAAACTCAAGTTTAGTTCAGCTACATGCACCTCAGCCTTTTTATGGCCTCACTTCAAGTTACCCTTTTCACACTTTAAAAAACCATACACATTTCCACCAATTTGGAAGAAACCATTCCCATCCATTCCAAAGATCAACAAACCTTGTCCTCCTATTGTTCCAATCTACAAGAAGCCACTCCCACCACCTGTCCCAGTATACCATAAGCCGCTTCCTCCACCCGTACCATTATACCATAAGCCTGTTCTACCACCGGTGCCAGTATACTATAAGTCACCGAAAATGAAGAAGCCATGTCCTCCAATATTTAAGAAGAAACCAATCACTTTACCTCCGCTTCCTGAGCTGCCTCCTTTCCCTAAGAAGAAGCCATGCCCTCCTCTTCCTCAACTTCCTTTTCCTAAGTTCCCAGCTCACCCCAAATATAAAATGCCATCTTGGCCAAAATACCCTCCGCATCAATGA